A genome region from Perca fluviatilis chromosome 20, GENO_Pfluv_1.0, whole genome shotgun sequence includes the following:
- the LOC120549203 gene encoding interferon-inducible double-stranded RNA-dependent protein kinase activator A homolog A-like: MDVNWCGMLQRHADFKKCTVEYHDLSQMGPQHDLTFNFKVKLNCNDRPEEQAVAMGTGKTKKEAKAKAAQAWMAQFGTFRKVPFPGAPITNETRELLQYIRARRSPEISTSDSQTPSGAEPRSEDFVGKLQELCQKNNWPLPWYTYLDAQPNHICCGNVTVVRDDGEILIRLTGYGTSKNAAKREAAERILQLTLSITRLADLESVD; the protein is encoded by the exons ATGGATGTGAACTGGTGTGGAATGTTACAGAGACATGCTGATTTCAAGAAGTGCACCGTGGAATACCACGACCTGAGTCAAATGGGACCGCAGCATGATCTCACGTTCAACTTCAAAGTCAAGCTCAACTGTAACGATCGACCTGAAGAGCAGGCCGTAGCTATGGGCACTGGCAAGACGAAGAAAGAAGCCAAAGCTAAGGCTGCACAAGCATGGATGGCACAATTTGGCACATTTAGG AAGGTACCTTTTCCTGGAGCCCCGATCACCAATGAGACGCGTGAATTGCTGCAGTATATCCGTGCACGTCGTAGCCCTGAGATCTCCACAAGTGATTCTCAGACACCGAGCGGAGCCGAGCCAAGGTCAGAGGACTTTGTAGGCAAATTACAG GAATTGTGTCAGAAGAATAACTGGCCTCTACCGTGGTACACCTACCTGGACGCACAGCCTAACCACATTTGCTGTGGCAATGTGACCGTGGTGAGAGATGATGGGGAAATTCTCATACGTCTGACAG GTTACGGGACCTCTAAGAACGCTGCAAAACGTGAAGCAGCTGAACGGATTCTACAACTCACGCTGTCGATTACACGGCTCGCAGACCTAGAGTCTGTGGATTGA